The Streptomyces tendae genome has a window encoding:
- a CDS encoding FAD-dependent oxidoreductase, with product MAFAITQTCCNDATCVSVCPVNCIRPTPEERAFGSTEMLHIDPKTCIDCGACADACPVDAIHPVERLTGGQREYAHINAAYFEGEGARPVAEEERTDRGPVFHDWGAPSFDRVLPPDFGPLRVAVVGTGPAGMYAARDLLLHTRAEVTLVDRLPVAGGLVRYGVAPDHPATKKVGESFARFHTHPRVRLCLGLEVGTDVSADELAAHHDAVIYAVGATEARRLGVPGEDLPGSVSATEFVAWCNGHPDLAPDAFALSAARVVVVGNGNVALDAARLLVSDPRSLAGTAIAPHALAELRRSKVREVVVLGRRGPEHAAYTRSELRALKHLPGVDLLVDDHDPRIGAAIDVAAPHDKAAALEGLPRETVDWTLPPGTDGRRRIVFRFLSAPAEVCGDEAVRAVRVSGDSGEARIPAGLVLRAVGHRGVPLAGLPFDEAAGTVPNERGRVTGRPGTYVVGWVKRGASGGIGANRVCATETVGSLLDDAVAGRLPTPSGSVRAFRRLARRKGR from the coding sequence ATGGCCTTCGCGATCACCCAGACCTGCTGCAACGACGCCACCTGTGTGTCGGTCTGCCCGGTCAACTGCATCCGTCCCACACCGGAGGAACGCGCCTTCGGCAGCACGGAGATGCTGCACATCGACCCCAAGACCTGCATCGACTGCGGCGCCTGCGCGGACGCATGCCCGGTGGACGCCATCCACCCCGTCGAGCGGCTGACCGGCGGGCAGCGCGAGTACGCGCATATCAACGCGGCGTACTTCGAAGGCGAGGGCGCCCGCCCCGTCGCCGAGGAGGAGCGGACCGACCGGGGACCGGTCTTCCACGACTGGGGGGCGCCGTCGTTCGACCGGGTACTGCCGCCGGACTTCGGGCCGCTGCGGGTCGCGGTCGTCGGCACCGGCCCGGCCGGGATGTACGCGGCGAGGGACCTGCTGCTGCACACCCGCGCCGAGGTCACCCTGGTCGACCGGCTGCCGGTGGCGGGCGGACTGGTGCGGTACGGGGTGGCACCGGACCACCCGGCCACCAAGAAGGTCGGCGAGAGCTTCGCCCGCTTCCACACGCATCCCCGGGTCCGCCTGTGCCTGGGCCTGGAGGTGGGCACCGACGTCTCGGCGGACGAACTCGCCGCCCACCACGACGCGGTGATCTACGCCGTCGGCGCCACGGAGGCCAGGCGGCTCGGAGTCCCCGGCGAGGATCTGCCGGGCAGCGTCTCCGCGACCGAGTTCGTCGCCTGGTGCAACGGGCACCCCGACCTCGCCCCGGACGCGTTCGCGCTGTCGGCGGCACGGGTCGTCGTGGTCGGCAACGGCAACGTGGCGCTCGACGCCGCACGGCTGCTGGTGTCGGACCCGCGGTCCCTCGCCGGGACCGCGATCGCTCCCCACGCACTGGCGGAACTGCGCCGCAGCAAGGTGCGCGAGGTGGTGGTGCTCGGGCGGCGCGGTCCGGAGCACGCGGCGTACACCCGCAGCGAGTTGCGTGCCCTGAAGCACCTGCCCGGCGTGGATCTGCTGGTCGACGACCACGATCCGCGTATCGGCGCGGCGATCGACGTGGCGGCACCGCACGACAAGGCCGCGGCGCTGGAGGGCCTGCCACGGGAGACCGTCGACTGGACCCTGCCCCCGGGCACGGACGGCCGGCGGCGCATCGTGTTCCGTTTCCTCTCCGCGCCCGCGGAGGTGTGCGGGGACGAGGCGGTCCGTGCCGTGCGTGTCTCCGGCGACAGCGGTGAGGCCCGGATACCGGCCGGACTGGTCCTGCGGGCGGTCGGTCACCGCGGGGTGCCGCTGGCGGGGCTGCCGTTCGACGAGGCCGCCGGAACCGTGCCGAACGAGCGCGGCAGGGTGACCGGCAGACCGGGCACGTACGTCGTCGGCTGGGTCAAGCGGGGCGCCTCGGGCGGGATCGGTGCCAACCGGGTGTGCGCCACCGAGACGGTCGGTTCCCTGCTGGACGACGCGGTGGCGGGCCGTCTGCCCACGCCCAGCGGCAGCGTCCGGGCATTCCGCCGACTGGCGCGCCGCAAGGGGCGCTGA